A portion of the Magnetovibrio sp. genome contains these proteins:
- the yajC gene encoding preprotein translocase subunit YajC, whose amino-acid sequence MLISPAFAQTAGAAPGGDLFAQIMPLLLIFVVFYFLLIRPQQKKMKMQKEMLAAVRRGDRVVTGGGIIGTVTKVKSDSEVQVEIADGIRVTVVRDTITTVMAKTEPADKADHTSDNDDAPEGGNGKGKSSGLKKLLGG is encoded by the coding sequence ATGCTGATTTCGCCCGCCTTCGCCCAAACCGCAGGTGCCGCTCCCGGTGGCGACTTGTTTGCTCAGATCATGCCCTTGCTGCTGATCTTCGTGGTCTTTTATTTCCTGCTGATCCGTCCGCAGCAAAAAAAGATGAAGATGCAAAAGGAAATGCTGGCGGCAGTGCGGCGCGGTGACCGGGTGGTTACCGGCGGCGGCATCATCGGCACCGTGACCAAGGTCAAAAGCGACAGCGAAGTTCAGGTCGAAATCGCCGACGGCATCCGCGTCACCGTGGTGCGCGACACCATTACCACGGTGATGGCCAAGACCGAGCCCGCCGACAAGGCCGATCACACGTCCGACAACGACGATGCACCCGAAGGTGGCAACGGAAAAGGCAAAAGCAGCGGTCTGAAAAAGCTGCTTGGCGGTTGA
- a CDS encoding ATP-binding protein — MTNQNYIPVLERIADALERLAPAPRAAQDLNAADAYVWHADGERLAPVERVNRVDFSLLKGIESQAETLLQNTRQFATGSPANNALLWGARGTGKSSLVKAVHAEINRDATNPLLLVEIHREDIPTLPRLLEILRVSARRTVIFCDDLSFDSDDAEYKSLKAVLDGGIEGRPDNVIFYATSNRRHLMARDMIENERSTAINPSESVEEKVSLSDRFGLWLGFHNLVQAIYFEICEGYAAHYKLDIGTEELRAAALEWSMTRGARSGRVAWQFIQDLAGKQGKSLD; from the coding sequence ATGACAAACCAGAACTATATCCCCGTTTTGGAGCGCATCGCCGACGCCTTGGAGCGCTTGGCCCCCGCGCCCCGCGCCGCCCAGGATCTCAACGCCGCCGACGCCTACGTCTGGCATGCCGACGGCGAGCGCCTAGCCCCGGTCGAACGCGTCAACCGCGTCGATTTCTCGTTGCTCAAAGGCATCGAATCCCAGGCCGAGACGCTGTTGCAGAATACCCGCCAGTTCGCCACCGGCAGCCCCGCCAACAACGCCTTGCTGTGGGGCGCACGCGGTACCGGCAAAAGCTCGCTGGTCAAAGCCGTGCATGCCGAAATCAACCGTGACGCGACCAACCCGCTGTTGTTGGTGGAAATTCATCGCGAAGACATCCCCACCCTACCGCGCTTGCTGGAAATTCTGCGTGTGTCAGCTCGCCGCACGGTGATCTTTTGCGACGATCTGTCGTTCGATTCCGATGACGCGGAATACAAGTCGCTGAAAGCCGTGCTCGACGGCGGTATCGAAGGCCGCCCCGACAATGTGATTTTCTACGCCACATCCAACCGCCGCCACCTGATGGCCCGCGACATGATCGAAAACGAACGCTCGACGGCGATCAATCCATCCGAGTCGGTGGAAGAAAAGGTCTCCCTTTCCGACCGTTTCGGCCTCTGGCTGGGGTTCCACAACTTGGTCCAAGCGATCTATTTCGAGATTTGCGAAGGCTACGCGGCGCATTACAAGCTCGATATCGGCACCGAAGAGCTGCGCGCCGCCGCACTGGAATGGTCCATGACCCGCGGGGCCCGCTCCGGCCGCGTGGCATGGCAATTCATCCAAGACCTTGCCGGCAAACAGGGCAAAAGCTTGGATTAG